From the Salvelinus alpinus chromosome 12, SLU_Salpinus.1, whole genome shotgun sequence genome, the window gatttgggtgaaggagaagcctgggaggcttgggcaagtagctgcggggggtgtggGGCTgttggttggggtagccaggagggaAGCATGGCCAGCCTaggagaaatgcttattgaaattctcgattatcgtggatttattggtggtgacagtgtttcctagcctcagtgcagtgggcagctgggaggaggtgctcttattctccatggactttacagtgtcccaaaactttttggagttagagctacaggatgcaaatttctgtttgaaaaagctagcctttgctttcctgactgactgcgtgtattggttcctgatttCCCTGAAAAATTGCATATCGCGggaactattcgatgctagtgcagtccgccacaggatgttttttgtgctggtcgagggcagtcaggtctggagtgaaccgagggctatatctgttcttagttctacattttttgaaaggggcatgcttatttaagatggtgaggaaattacttttaaagaacgaccaggcatcctcaactgacgggatgaggtcaatatccttccaggattcccgggccaggtcgattagaaaggcctgttttagggagcgtttgacagtgatgaggggtggtcgtttgaccgcggacccatagcagatgcaagcaatgaggcagtgatcgctgagatcctgattgaaaacagcaggggtgtatttggagggcaagttggtcaggataatatctatgagggtgcccatgtttacggatttagggttgtacctggtgggttcctttataatttgtgtgagattgagggcatctagcttagattgtagggcttccgggtgttaagcatatcccagtttaggtcacctagcagaacgaactctgaagatagatggggtgcTTGCaaggatttgtagtcttgcatgatgtctactttgatgatAATTACCATTTTCGAATCTGAGTTAATAGAGATGgctatacactgctcaaaaaaataaagggaacactaaaataacacatcctagatctgaatgaatgaaatattcttactaaatacttttttctttacatagttgaatgtgctgacaacaaaatcacacaaaaatgatcaatggaaatcaaatttatcaacccatggaggtctggatttggagtcacactcaaaattaaagtggaaaaccacactacaggctgatccaactttgatgtaatgtccttaaaacaagtcaaaatgaggctcagtagtgtgtgtggcctccacgtgcctgtatgacctccctacaacgcctgggcatgctcctgatgaggtggcggatggtctcctgagggatctcctcccagacctggactaaagcatccgccaactcctggacagtctgtggtgcaacgtggcgttggtggatggagcgagacatgatgtcccagatgtgctcaattggattcaggtctggggaacgggcgggccagtccatagcatcaatgccttcctcttgcaggaactgctgacacactccagccacatgaggtctagcattgtcttgcattaggaggaacccagggccaaccgcaccagcatatggtctcacaaggggtctgaggatctcatctcggtgcCTAATGGCAGTcagagcacatggagggctgtgcggcaccccaaagaaatgccaccccacaccatgactgacccaccgccaaaccggtcatgctggaggatgttgcaggcagcagaacgttctccacggcgtctccagactctgtcacatgtgctcagtgtgaacctgctttcatctgtgaagagcacagggcgccagtggcgaatttgccaatcttggtgttctctgacaaatgccaaacgtcctgcacggtgttgggctgtaagcacaacccccacctgtggacgtcgggccctcataccaccctcatggagtctgtttctgactgtttgagcagacacatgcacatttgtggcctgctggaggtcattttgcagggctctggcagtgctcctccttgcacaaaggcggaggtagcggtcctgctgctgggttgttgccctcctacggcctcctccacgtctcctgatgtactggcctgtctcctggtagcgcctccatgctctggacactacgctgacagacacagcaaaccttcttgccacagctcgcattgatgtgccatcctggatgagctgcactacctgagccacttgtgtgggttgtagactccgtctcatgctaccactagagtgaaagcaccgccagcattcaaaagtgaccaaaacatcagccaggaagcataggaactgagaagtggtctgtggtcaccacctgcaggaccactcctttattgggggtgtcttgctaattgcctataatttccacctgttgtctattccatttgcacaacagcatgtgaaatttattgtcaatcagtgtcgcttcctaagtggacagtttgatttcacagaagtgtgattgacttggagttacattgtgttgtttaagtgttccctttatttttttgagcagtgtatttataaAAGTTACGTTGTCCGATAAGTGTAAATCTCTATGAAAACATCACGGCAGGGagagcctacatgaaacacagacctTGTTTGAAGTGGTTCTGAAATACCCTAtggaaaaaacgattggaaccatttctgtGTTTCACCGCtatgttttatgggtattatgacacgtcCACTGTGGAGCTCCATAGAGCTAACCCCCTGGATCAGGTATGCATCTGCCTATAAAGCACTTTGACAGCTAATCTGCCTGCGGCCTGCAAGGCAGCATCCTGATTTATCAGCCTCAGAGGCTGAAATTGAATCTGATAAGCCTGTCAGGAATGGAGCTCACCCACTTCAAATGTTCATATCCACAAAACATGAAGTGTCCCTTAATTATACACATATCAGTTATGCAACGCAGCTAACAACCAGCATTGATAACGAGATCGCTTGcttgccagctagctaacaagACTACCTAGCTCACGAGACTAGCCCAGTTAGCTGCATTGTTTCTTGCGTGAGATTGGCTGTAGTCTTGCGGGTGGCACACAGCCTGGGAGACCGCACTGCCTGTCAGGCATTGTTTAGGGATTAAATGCCCCACAAGCATGATCAACGCAGCCACAGGGTCTCTTAACAAATTAATGGATGATCCGTGGTGCTTAGATTTTCTTGCAATCTTGACAAAACTTTTATGTAGTGATCATGAGATAAATAAGTTGTAATCTCGACGtaacagattttttttcttctggacTTCCATACAAACCACATTGTTATGATTAACAATGTTAAACAGTGTTAAATAACAATAAGAAAcaccctctcactgtcaactgcgtatattttcagcaaacttaacgtgtaaatgtttgtatgaacggaggattcaacaactgagacataaactgaacaagttccacagacgtgaaaaaaacagaaattgaataatgtgtccttgaataataatgtgtccttgaataaaagtaacagtcagtatctggtgtgtccaCCGGCTGCGttaagtactacagtgcatctcctcctcatggactgcaccagatttgccagttcttgctgtgagatgttatcccactcttccaccaaggcacctgcaagttcccggacatttctggggggattggccctagccctcaccctccgatccaacagatcccagacgtgctcaatgggattgagatccgggctcttcgctggccatggcagaacactgacattcctgtcctgcaggaaatcacgcacagaacgagcagtatggctggtggcattgtcaggatgagcctgcaggaaggataccacatgagggaggaggatgtcttccctgtaacgcacagcgttgagattgcctgcaatgacaacaagctcagttcgatgatgctgtgacacaccgccccagaccatgacggaccctctaactccaaatcgatcctgctccagagtacgggcctcggtgtaacgctcattccttcgacgataaacgcgaatccgaccatcacccctggtgagacaaaaccgcgactcgtcagtgaagagcactttttgccagtcctgtctggtccagtgacagtgggtttgtgcccataggtgacggtgatgtctggtggggacctgccttacaacagacctacaagccctcagtccagcctattgcggatagtctgagcactgatggagggattgtgcattgctggtgtaactcaggcagttgttgttgccatcctgtagctgtcccgcaggtgtgatgttcggctgtaccgatcctgtgcaggtgatgTTACACATGATCTGCCATTGCGAGGACgaccagctgtccgtcctgtctccctgtagcgctgtcttaggcgtctcacagtacggacattgcaatttattgccctggccacatccgcagtcctcatgcctccttgcagcatgcctaaggcacgttcacgcagatgagcaggaaccctgggcatctttcttttggtgtttttcagagtcagtagaaaggcctctttagtgtcctaagttttcataactgtgaccttaattgcctaccatctgtaagctgttagtgttttaactaccgttccacagatgcatgttcattaattgtttatggttcgttgaacaagcatgggaaacagtgtttaaacactttacaatgaagatctgtgaagttaataGGATTTTTACGATTTATCTTTGAATGACAGGGtcttgaaaaagggacgtttctttttttgctgagttttatgtgaaaacaatattttttgtgaacaagtttcattttgtcattatagcAAGGTTGGTAGCAACCAATGATGTATATCAACCATGGATTGCTGATGCTACAGTATGTATTGGcaaatgagaggctttgaagtcAACAATCGgtcatattggcactccccagaagAAGCAGTCGTCCATAGGATGAATGGAATTCCACAATATTTCAATTAAATATTTCAAGGACAAACTTTGGACATTTTATTGTACTTTAAGGACATTTTACTATAAGGAAAAAATATactttatgtttagctcacataatacaatttaaaagtatgcattaagttGTCTGTAATAGAAAAAATGTTGCAAAAACAAAAGATTTCTTACTATggtggtaggggggggggggataaaaatgGCGCCCCCTCTCTGTCATCTAGtttatatataaatcattggtaaCAACATGTGAAAATtattgtggaaatctgttgcagctcaagtcaaCTACAAAACCCTAGCAAATGTATCTACACACAGTAATACCAAAGTCAATATTAGCATGTGAATTAGCTGGCtaactgcactatcaatttaggaaTCTTATCTCACCGAGTTCGGCTTACAGTTCCTCTCTGCCCAGAGCGAGTGCAGAGTATGTTGCTTTTCGGCTACTGTCCCAACGATCTTACCGCTAGGCTATATGCCGCCCTTATAGAACTTTCCTACATGATTTCCTGATTTCATAGATGGAAGTAAAATTTTACCCACTGATAGAACATAGGTTTTCACCAAATTGACAGGAGTTTCATGATTTTTATTTCTGGGGCTGGATTATCCCTTTAAAGCCCTAAGAAGTGCTAAACAATGTATTCTAGCTGGCAGTCTATATCCTCCTCACTTTAAGAAACCTCAGTAGATTTTCAAACAAATAAATATTTGCAGTGACTCAGAGACTGTGGTCGTAATAATTTGGTCATCTGATCATCAGTATGGTCTTGTGGTTGGGCAAGTCCTGTGTGAcccaaggctgtgtgtgtgtgtcttgtcaaATGGCATTGGCCTTGTACCCAGCACGCAATCTGCTCTGCAGTAGGATGGCTTGCCCACAGCCCACTTACTGACAGATATGCAGATGCTGTCTGTTTCCTATTGTAATCGGGAAATGGTAATGTGACAATTGGCCTGGCTACTTTCCCAGCCCATGTCTCAAACCTACATTGAAAAAATACAGGTGAAGACACTGGGATTCTAATATCCCATAACTTTGCAACAATGGGACTAACTATGCTAGTTAACAACCGCGCTAGTAGTTAGAAACGGCACTGGTCCGAGATTAATGACGACGTTGTCTTAACCTGTATATTTTCGACTTAGCCTCAAACCGTGCAAATAGAGCTATGAATATATTGATAGTATAGCACAAGATGTACTACAGGCTATAAAATGTATTTGACAGAGATTTGGACTCATTCGTAATAGTAACAGCCCAGACTCTGTAAGTCATTATAATACGACTGTTCTTGTTGAATTTGGTTTTCATATCACCCACTTCTAGCCTGGAGTGTCCTGTTGACTTTTGCATCTAGTTTTACAGTATGAGAATCTAAGGTCTGTGAGCTTCAAGATGTAACACCTGCCTGTTTCCCTGCTGTAATGAGGTCTGTACAGGGTTTGCATCCCTaatggctccctatatagtgcactatgtgaAAATGGTTAATATAGCTGTTATATCTTCCTGTTCCACAGGAGAGGAAGACCATTCCAGCAGTACCAGTGTACACACTCGTCAAggagcaggagagggaggaggagatggctAGACAACAAGCACAAGAgatgaaaataaaaaaacaaacacaggAACAAGTCAGTGATGCAACAAGGGATGAGGACAATTCTACCAAAGATGCGCCTCTCTCTATTATCCGATTGGACAGTGAGAGCCCCGGGCCCAACAACGGACTACCATTGGAGACCAGCGTTGGGGGGCTGCTCGCCGCCTCCTTCAAAAAGGAGCGGGGGGAGCAGCCCTCTGACAGTCCAAACCGGCCCCTTCCTCTCCACGTCGCCCGGCTGTGGTCCTCTGTGGACTCTGAGGACATAGAAGAAGGGGCAGAGGACAGCTTCACCAAGTTCACTAAGATGGTCAACAAGACCTTGGGACCGTTGATGTTGGGTAGCCAGACCCCAGGGAACAGTCAGGAGGAGAACAGGCGTGGCATCTTTCCAGATAGGAACAACGACACAGACAGCATCAGCGCCTACGAGGATGCCTGCACTGACACGCCCGAGCTGGATGAGGGAGACGGGCCAAGGCTGCCCCATGATGAAGGATCCCCGGTGGATGATAATGAGGGAGAGCCATCGAATGGCAACGATCCCAAGAACCCCAAAAACACCAATGATTCTTGCATTCTGTCATAAGAGCTGCAGAACTGTTGTGGTACGAAAGGTCAAATGTGCTCTCACTCTGTCTGCCCTCTtgataatataatatatgccatttagcttttatccaaagcaacttactcATGCGTGCATACCTTTTTTTACATCTTGAAAaagggttaaaaaaaaatctgttcttGGATCA encodes:
- the LOC139535922 gene encoding leucine-rich repeat flightless-interacting protein 1-like isoform X3; this encodes MHSGTLERIGSPIKRTLSRGVSEDESLRNIIKETESSARRLTRSESRGGTLKRRSGSQQSEDQELMMELPEMLDLQASYDDVLQELRGLELQRETVLFQVDVLHDALEGAEEMLAEAQREASHATMELEQEREAKRKLEDMVSSLMQEVERLKEERKTIPAVPVYTLVKEQEREEEMARQQAQEMKIKKQTQEQVSDATRDEDNSTKDAPLSIIRLDSESPGPNNGLPLETSVGGLLAASFKKERGEQPSDSPNRPLPLHVARLWSSVDSEDIEEGAEDSFTKFTKMVNKTLGPLMLGSQTPGNSQEENRRGIFPDRNNDTDSISAYEDACTDTPELDEGDGPRLPHDEGSPVDDNEGEPSNGNDPKNPKNTNDSCILS
- the LOC139535922 gene encoding leucine-rich repeat flightless-interacting protein 1-like isoform X1; its protein translation is MQSIICRLLSTFIESNLALLGYSGYSREDSSSSVTTESSARRLTRSESRGGTLKRRSGSQQSEDQELMMELPEMLDLQASYDDVLQELRGLELQRETVLFQVDVLHDALEGAEEMLAEAQREASHATMELEQEREAKRKLEDMVSSLMQEVERLKEERKTIPAVPVYTLVKEQEREEEMARQQAQEMKIKKQTQEQVSDATRDEDNSTKDAPLSIIRLDSESPGPNNGLPLETSVGGLLAASFKKERGEQPSDSPNRPLPLHVARLWSSVDSEDIEEGAEDSFTKFTKMVNKTLGPLMLGSQTPGNSQEENRRGIFPDRNNDTDSISAYEDACTDTPELDEGDGPRLPHDEGSPVDDNEGEPSNGNDPKNPKNTNDSCILS
- the LOC139535922 gene encoding leucine-rich repeat flightless-interacting protein 1-like isoform X6, which codes for MKLLSEDQELMMELPEMLDLQASYDDVLQELRGLELQRETVLFQVDVLHDALEGAEEMLAEAQREASHATMELEQEREAKRKLEDMVSSLMQEVERLKEERKTIPAVPVYTLVKEQEREEEMARQQAQEMKIKKQTQEQVSDATRDEDNSTKDAPLSIIRLDSESPGPNNGLPLETSVGGLLAASFKKERGEQPSDSPNRPLPLHVARLWSSVDSEDIEEGAEDSFTKFTKMVNKTLGPLMLGSQTPGNSQEENRRGIFPDRNNDTDSISAYEDACTDTPELDEGDGPRLPHDEGSPVDDNEGEPSNGNDPKNPKNTNDSCILS
- the LOC139535922 gene encoding leucine-rich repeat flightless-interacting protein 1-like isoform X4; protein product: MHSGTLERIGSPIKRTLSRGVSEDESLRNIIKETESSARRLTRSESRGGTLKRRSGSQSEDQELMMELPEMLDLQASYDDVLQELRGLELQRETVLFQVDVLHDALEGAEEMLAEAQREASHATMELEQEREAKRKLEDMVSSLMQEVERLKEERKTIPAVPVYTLVKEQEREEEMARQQAQEMKIKKQTQEQVSDATRDEDNSTKDAPLSIIRLDSESPGPNNGLPLETSVGGLLAASFKKERGEQPSDSPNRPLPLHVARLWSSVDSEDIEEGAEDSFTKFTKMVNKTLGPLMLGSQTPGNSQEENRRGIFPDRNNDTDSISAYEDACTDTPELDEGDGPRLPHDEGSPVDDNEGEPSNGNDPKNPKNTNDSCILS
- the LOC139535922 gene encoding leucine-rich repeat flightless-interacting protein 1-like isoform X5 → MKLLQSEDQELMMELPEMLDLQASYDDVLQELRGLELQRETVLFQVDVLHDALEGAEEMLAEAQREASHATMELEQEREAKRKLEDMVSSLMQEVERLKEERKTIPAVPVYTLVKEQEREEEMARQQAQEMKIKKQTQEQVSDATRDEDNSTKDAPLSIIRLDSESPGPNNGLPLETSVGGLLAASFKKERGEQPSDSPNRPLPLHVARLWSSVDSEDIEEGAEDSFTKFTKMVNKTLGPLMLGSQTPGNSQEENRRGIFPDRNNDTDSISAYEDACTDTPELDEGDGPRLPHDEGSPVDDNEGEPSNGNDPKNPKNTNDSCILS
- the LOC139535922 gene encoding leucine-rich repeat flightless-interacting protein 1-like isoform X2; the encoded protein is MQSIICRLLSTFIESNLALLGYSGYSREDSSSSVTTESSARRLTRSESRGGTLKRRSGSQSEDQELMMELPEMLDLQASYDDVLQELRGLELQRETVLFQVDVLHDALEGAEEMLAEAQREASHATMELEQEREAKRKLEDMVSSLMQEVERLKEERKTIPAVPVYTLVKEQEREEEMARQQAQEMKIKKQTQEQVSDATRDEDNSTKDAPLSIIRLDSESPGPNNGLPLETSVGGLLAASFKKERGEQPSDSPNRPLPLHVARLWSSVDSEDIEEGAEDSFTKFTKMVNKTLGPLMLGSQTPGNSQEENRRGIFPDRNNDTDSISAYEDACTDTPELDEGDGPRLPHDEGSPVDDNEGEPSNGNDPKNPKNTNDSCILS